The nucleotide sequence CGATTTTTGGCCGATCGATTACGGCCGACTCGGGTAGACTAGGGACAGCTAGCGATTAATGGACTGATTCACAAAAAAAATATTCAGTAGAaggccgactagcgattaatcggcgatttttacaacactgcttCTTACCATCAAACTATTCAACTTCATTTTTAGAATTATATACTTAGGTGTGAACGTATTATATTagtaaggggttgtttggtaacatctgaatggttaagtgctgaaccagtaagatgtctgaaccattaagagcctctataatgcttaaccgttcagaggcaaatgtctgatcaattcagattagatgtcttaaccattcagactctgtataaatcttaaccatttagaggcaaatgtctgaaccattcagacatctgctcatgaaacaaacagtctgaaccattaagtgctgaaccagtaagaggtctgaactattaaaagtctcattaagaggtaaacaaacagcccctaatacTAGAACTGTACCATATGATTATATACACTCGAAAATAACGCGCCtgttattaatatataaaagatTGTTTAATTATATAAAGGAAAAATAAACGACATTTGTTGTACGCAATAGGCGCACTTGAAAAGATAAAGGTTTCACGTACAAATTTGATTAGACTCAAACAAGTTCCAACATTACATTATAAAGCTAGGTACAGGAAGAGTTTTTTCgtcatttttttttttactgaAATTGTGTAATAAcatgttagagcattcacatccgaCCCATTAAAATCTGTGAGTGTGGTTTTTATAatgtaaagagtataaaaagtggttgtgagtggaggagagagaaaatgttactgttcatctgtatatttgagggggcactgttcaccccctataattttttaatatattttgaaagtgattgtgagtggaggagagagaaaaggtaatgataaaggtataaaaaatattatttaattgaaaaggagagagaagatGTAgtattttttagtgtaatttagggtgaaaaatTGATGGAgtgaatgtgaatgctcttatataTAGTCGATGAACATTTAGTAAAAGATAAAATTGACAGGGGTGATAACAAATTAGAACATATGAGAGGCTTTTTTTTAACGGTGAACTTCATGTATAAGGTTACCGCACTCTACAAATCGGAGAGCCCCGTATTGCCCCACTTTggccagactatgttgtcttaaccgggcccatGCTAGCTTCAAAGTTTGGCTTTTTTGGGCGTTCCCCCAGAAACCATACCACAGGCTGCCACTTGACAATCGTTGTGCAACCACAAAAGCAGAACTCTCTGGCGTAACACACGATGGGACGAAAATCCGGTTGAGCTTGGAAATCGAACTGACAACTTCACACAAGGCTTAGTCCTCGAGCGTTAAAAAGGAAAAGAAACTCGGTTTACATCTCCTCAAGTGTTAGAAAAGAAAAATAACGAAGTTAATTTGCATTAGTTGGTCAATGATGGTTATAAATCCAAGCtttgttattaaaaaaataacCAAGAAAGAATGTTGAACTAAAGTTGAATTTAAtctagagtaaactgcaattttattCGCTGGGCTTTAAGgcaattggcactctgaccccctccatggaaataattgcaattttaccccccaatgTTGTTGTTATGTCGCACAATTACCCACTGGCGTCAAATAAGGTTAACAGTCAACATAACTATGTAATGGTCAAAGGGTATAAAGGTCATTTCCAACAAATCTTTGTAGCTTATACAATACACCACCCTATAAGTAATCGATCAAAGCActattacccccccccccaccccccaccccctctTCCCACACCAGTCCTCCACTCCTGGTCTGTGCCATCTTCTTCTCCGGCCAACCCCTTAAATCCAACAGGACCCTTTTTTTCCTTTCTTAAATCCAACATTGAAAGATTGGGTGCTACAGGCTTGCTTTATACAACCCAACTAAAAAACTATTTTGGGCCGAACCTTTTTTGGATTCTTAAATGAAAGGATGAATTCCCCAGGCCCAGAGGTTGCAAATTTGGAACTATAAGAAGTAATTTTTTGGTATAGGATTATAGGAATAGCATTTTTTTGGTGTGCTAAACTTTCTTTTAATGAAAAAGTGCAtcacttttatatttttatttagtCCATGAAATATGTTGGGCCGTCCACCCTAGTTGAACTCAGAACTACTTTGTCTACCATCCAATCACTAGCGGATCTAGACCAAAATTTCAGAACTACATTGTATACAACGTaaacgaaaaaaaataaaaatacgataataaataaagttaaaaatcaaacccaaatcatttgagcttttaaccaacatggGCATTTATGCTTTAATTATATGGGCTATTAAGTTTTAATTCTAGTGGTCTTTTAACCATTTATTTGTGAAGTTTTATTCATAAATATGCAGTTGGGCTATCAATAAAAGCCCATATTTTTTTTGTTGAGGATTAGCCTAAAATAATCTCATAGCtaacataattttttttcttcagggataacaaaataaaaaaaaaagtaaaaataaaataaaataaaatttgcaCTGTGTCATAAAGTGGAGGGGTAGCAGGTGCTACCCCTTCTGATGAACCATGTCCGCCCCTGCAACCAATACTAGTGTGTTACATCATTTAAACCAATTCAACTCATTTCAACCCTGCTAGATAGGGCACTGCTGGTTGAACCTATGATTGAACCTACAATATCATCCGGTTTCAAAACCCTCTCAAGCATACATGCAAAGTCCAAGTTCAACCACGTGTTCACAACCACTGACTTCAACCCGCCATGGGTTGCAGTGTCCAACCCTAACCAACCCGCTCGAATTTTCTCAACCCGGGCCTTGATTGTACATTTGTACATGCACCCCTTCCAACCTAAGAGTATAATAAGGATAATAGTCGGGTTTTTGAGTGGGTAACATAACCCGTTTAATAAATAAGGCATTTTTTTGCGTTCATCTATCTATCCCATTTATTGACAATGTTGTACCTGGATTGTATTGAACTTAAGCAAATTAACCAAGTTAAGTTAATTACAATCCGTTTAACACTCGCTTATAACTTTTATCGCAATGCATTTTGACCCGTTAGCTCGTTTGACTCACTTCACTAAACGCGTTAAATGAGCCATACTTAAGCTTAATGCTTCTAATTGTGTCTGAGTTAAAGATGTATTAATTTAACAGGattaagagtgaatttcaaggattgtcctttatctttatacccattttcaggtgttgtcctttatgttcaaaattgacgagttttgtcctttatgttttcatatcattcacgttttgtcctttaggcctaacccagttagttttttcagttaaatttggtcatatgctttgcacatgagggcatttttgtcaattcaaaggtaagttcaacggcagatttacagctcaaagcttctgcaacctttgaattgacaaaaatgccctcatgtgcaaagcacatgacaaAATTTAACTGAAAAAGCTAACTgtgttaggcctaaaggacaaaacgtgtacgatatgaaaacataaaggacaaaacgcgtcaattttgaacataaaggacaacgtcTGAAAATGGgtgtaaagataaaggacaatccttgaaattcactccaggaataaatatacaagtaTTATACGGATTTACGAATTTTAACCAAAAAACCCGTTTGAAAATATTAATGAAATATACATATAGGAATTGAAACTTGGCATGCTGTTTGAAAACGTATAGAGATGAAAGCATTAAAACTTGGCACGTAAAACTAGAGGCGAACCTCATTGAATTCAATTAAATTCAATCCATGCATGAGTCAGCTCATCTTTTAAGTTTATCCATTTCTTATAATATATAAACAGCTTCATAAGCAAGATCTTATTTTCACAAAACACTAAAGAAACCTAACCCATACTGAAAAGTACATAGTTCAtctcatctttttttttttttttttcatttatctcTATTACCCATTGGATACATGAAATTATTACATCGATCTAGTTTAGTTTATGATCACATATGAGCAAgaatatttatatatacaaaacTTAGGTAAGACACTGTTGAAATGCCCGGACTTTAGTCATTTCACGCCCACTTAACATAAAAAACTAACCTTCATCGGTCCGGTCATGGATCCGGTATCCGGCCCGACTGGAATTTTGCATATCTAAATGTTATTACTTTtctaactttttcatacgttggTAACAAAATATCAAAGCTATTGATATGAGAAAATTATTTTATGATATAAAAGTATAATCTGCCAAAAGTGATATTTTTAAAAGGTATGGTATTTGTATAAAAAAATTCAAAGGGAAAACACAATGAAGCAAATTGTATCACCAACAATATATGAGACAAATGTAAATTATAAGTGGTGTTGGTTGTAGCAATTCCTTGAACAAGTCACCATGCATTTAAGCCCATGATTTCAACTACGTCTCTTTTTCTTTCAACTAATGGTTTTCCAACGCAATTTTAGTGTTCACCAAAAATATTACAATTCAATATTTTATGCTATTTTATCAGAAAAAAAATGGATTTTACAATttctttgttaactttgtttgtcagTAAAAGTtaatttaattagtattttaaaTGTTGTGCTATAAATACTATTGGTTTGATCTTTTTTAGATCTTGCATGCCCTTGGAGAAGCTAAAATGTACACCCGGTGATCAACAATGCCGGTTCAACACCACATCCTAGTGTCAATATGCATTGCATTGCTCTTCATTGCTTCCTCTATTTCCGAACCAATCTCCATCCAACAACCCGATGTCGATAAGAGAACCGTAACCCCAACTCCACGTAGGAACCGTGGGAGAACCCGTAATCAAGGTGGTCGAAGGACAGGAGGCCGTGGTACTCGCGGATCTTCAAATTGTGATTCATTATTTGAGTATCTATTTGGAAGATGCGGCCAATGGCCTTTCTCGCGTTTTTCTCCTAACAACCCTTTTTTAACTCGGCCGCCCCCTCGACGACCACCCATACCCCCACCACCCGTAGCGCCCTCACCAGTCCCGGCATgccctccaccatcaccaccgccaccatcacccCCTCCACCATGTCCACCGCCGCCATGTCCACCGCCGGCATGCACACCGCCGCCATGCACACCGCCGCCATGCACACCGCCGCCATGCACACCGCCGCCATGCACACCGCCGCCATGTCCACCGCCGCCATGtccaccgccaccatcaccaccgccgccatcaccTCCGCCGCCATCTCCTCCGCCTCCATCACCTCCGCCGCCATCTCCTCCGCCTCCATCACCTCCGCCGCCATCTCCTCCGCCTCCATCACCACCTCCGCCTCTGCCACCACTCGTTGCTTCACCTCCACCAGTTGTTGCGTTATCTCCACCACCAGACTACATCCTTCCTCCTATAGTGCCTGATGATCCTTTTAACGCCCCACCCGCACCAATATGGTTTTCGCCACCCGCTAATATAAACCCTCCACCATTAGTTCCAATATCATTCTCACCGCCCGGTTTCCAAGACAACCCGCCGGACTCCTCGACGTTACCACCAGTTGTCCCTATATTTTCTCCACCACAGGTTGACCCCGGTCAAACCCCACAACTTCCACCAATAACGAATCCCGGTCAACAGTTTCCACCGGACTTCGATCCCGGTCAACAATTCCCGCCGGAGGTTGATCCCGGTCAACAAAAACCGCCGGAAGTTGACCCTGGTCAACAATTTCAGTTCCCGCCGGAAGTTGAATTCCCGCCTGAATTTGACCCTGGTCAACAGTTTCCGCCGGAGTTTGACCCTGGTCAACAAAATCCGCCGGAATTCAACCCCGGAGAACAATTTCCGCCGGAGTTTGACCCTAGTCAACAAAATCCGCCGGAATTCAACCCTGGAGAACAATTTCCGCCGGAGTTTGACCCTGGTCAACAAAATCCGCCGGAATTCAACCCTGGAGAACAATTTCCGCCGGAGTTTGACCCTGGAGAAGAGTTTCCACCGGCGGTAGGGGAGTCGCCGGAAATAATAATGCCACCGTCAGTAGATTAAAATCCAATAACAGAAGAGTATGGTTCATCTTCAACGCCATAAAGACTGGAAATTCCTATTGATCTACCGTCATTGATGATCGATGATCCTCTGGCAGTCTAATCGAATTGGGTGTGTTAATTttagcgtttttttttttttttttttttgctttgtgTTTTTTTAGTTTCTAATAAAAAAATTTCCTAGTTTAGCTACATAGACGACATAACCTAGTTTACCAAATTTGCATATTGCATATTGATCGTCCGGACTAGCTCACGACTATATATTTATTATGGTCATCCAAGGACTTCCAACTAATACAACTCTTGCTCCATCACGTGTAATGAGATCCACATGCATTTAGTGTGTGACATGCTTTGATAAGCTGGTGCGTACGTGATATTAACCAAGTATATATGTTGTCGATCCATGACTAACATGACATTCGACTAAGGTGCTATAAGTATCCACCATAGGCTCAATCATCTACGAGGTTTGACACACCAATCGGAATGACATAATAGTTGCTATGGTATATCTTTTAACGCCTTGAATCCAAAGTGAGTTTCCTTATTATAACTTAATTATCAACACGATCAATTCAAACAATGGTGGATGTTACTAGATTATGTGTTTGATCAAGTAAGTTTGACACGAAACCTAGAAACAACTTTTACCTCTTGTACATTCATGCTTCAATAGTTTGTACATTGTAAAAAAACTCGTTATATTGCTCGCAATTTACACCGAATCTATAGATAAACAAGGCCCATTCTAtacacacccccccccccctccttcctgattacaccccccttgtgagaggaaaactgtcggttccacgcaggccccacctgtaagtatgtgagaggagggggtgaaaaaagtaaatagggggtgtagaaagtagcacccaTAAACAAACACAAGTTGCAATGTTACATTTGAAAATTTTATAAAGTGCCACAGTTATAACTTATAAGAGAAAAAAAATGAGAGTGGGCCATGTGTCATAACTTGGTTGGGAAAAAAAGGAAGGAGAAGTTTAAGCCTTTAAGGTATAAAGTGTAATTTTAaattgccgttcaaaaaaaggtGTAATTTTAAAGAGAGTCATATTGTAACTTGATAATCACTAGCTTAAAGCATTTTACCAAGTGCTCCAAGTATTTGGAGCTAATGAACCGTAAATTTTAAGCAGGTAAGGTAAATGTGTATTTATAAAACAGTGACATAATGTAATATTTTCAAGAGTAAATTGCCGTTTTAGTCCCTGAGGCttgtccaaatttgtcattttagtccaaatagttttttttttcgcctctgggtccctgacttttccattttgTTGCCGTTTTGATCACACTCTCTAACTTTGTTAAAAAATATCAGTTGTCTCAAGAGTATTTTGGTCAGATTACatatatgttttgttttgttgccattttgatccaaaactaattttatatataaataagtGAAATAAAAAAAgtcataaaaatatattaaaaaattatgttatattttaaatatatatataaaaacacacacacatataaatacATATCATttctttttaagaaaaaaaaactaatcaaaaccaaattctctctctctctcttctctcgcATCTCTCTCAGACGCCACCACCGCCCCACCATTCCCGACCACCATGCACCGCCACGACCACCACCGtgcaccaccacaaccaccgccattcaccactaTAACCACAACCACTCACCACCATAACCCCACCCCTTTCACTCTCTTCACATGAAACCCTAAAATCGACCTTTAAATCTGCTAGTGAAGACCCTAAAATCGACCTTTAAATCTGCTAGTTGAAACCCTAAAATCGACTTTTAAATCTACTAGTGAAACCCTAGAGCCGCCGCACACGGCGGCGGCGGAGACGAACATCAGCAGGTTCACAGAGATGGAGAGAGAGATAGACGCGAAAGAGCGAGATCGGAGAAAGAAAAAGGATCTGCAGCGGCGGCGGCTGAGCTTTCCGGCGACGGCACCACTGTGTACGGCGGCAGTGGCGGTGTTTTATGTTTCCCGACGGTTTCTCCGGTAAATCACTTTCCAACTGTGTCATTTCTCTTAGCATTGATGTCGATGATGATGTGATTTTGTGAAGAAGGTGACCGATTATGAAGATGGAGGTGGTTCCATGACGGGTGGCGGAAGTGGGCGGTAACCGGTTGTAGTTTGGTGGGGCTGtataaagagagagaaagagagagacgGGTGGTGGCAAGTGATGGAGTGGGTGGTGGCATgtgatggtggtggcggtgatggGTGTCGACGGCGATgatgggtggtggcggtggtagATGTTGACGGTGGTGGGTtggtgtagagagagagagaagggggaAGTTGGAGACACAGTAAatgtgtttgtatatatatattgttatatttttttataatattaaattgttttcttttattttttaatataaaataagtattggatcaaaatgacaagttgtaaagtttaaaacaaaaatgccaaaaatacccctgactaaAACTGGGGCTTTTAGACGGAGTTAGTCAATATGATCAAAACGGCAACAAAATGGAAAAGTCAGAGACCCAGAGACGAAAAAAatctatttggactaaaatggtaattttggacaaaactcagggactaaaatggcaatttactctattttcAAAGAGTTATTCTTTCAAAGTAGACTTCAAATAACAAATaattacataataataataataataataataataataatatttcgAAAAAACAAATGTTATCTTCATAATCACCTGTAAAAtcttctatactatataataaaagaaaccactttaaggacacttgtcatcatattaggctatctcttatagataattattattttagtttaatttattctaattaattatagataactctgctactaaatattatttaatttaataatatatattatataaaatgttAACGAAATAAAAAAAGATAGGATAACATCACATGTATTCAAATATAGGATCACAGATTACTTGAATTATTAAATTTTCGATAATATAGGATCACATGTAAATCGATTACTTTTTATAAATTTtcgataattattatttaatttaatatatgtttGAAACATTTAAGAAATAACGGATAAAGTTCCATaaaatatcttattatttatttatattaattattaggttaaaaattatatcttaataattgaaacaaatatcgagcattttcataacgagaatggagggaacgattttcttgcttaacaaattatttatttatttaagagtaaattacgattttggcccctgtggttatatcacttttacccttttagctcaaaaaagatttttttaacatctgagcccctaacgtctttttttc is from Helianthus annuus cultivar XRQ/B chromosome 9, HanXRQr2.0-SUNRISE, whole genome shotgun sequence and encodes:
- the LOC110876937 gene encoding basic proline-rich protein-like — protein: MPVQHHILVSICIALLFIASSISEPISIQQPDVDKRTVTPTPRRNRGRTRNQGGRRTGGRGTRGSSNCDSLFEYLFGRCGQWPFSRFSPNNPFLTRPPPRRPPIPPPPVAPSPVPACPPPSPPPPSPPPPCPPPPCPPPACTPPPCTPPPCTPPPCTPPPCTPPPCPPPPCPPPPSPPPPSPPPPSPPPPSPPPPSPPPPSPPPPSPPPPSPPPPLPPLVASPPPVVALSPPPDYILPPIVPDDPFNAPPAPIWFSPPANINPPPLVPISFSPPGFQDNPPDSSTLPPVVPIFSPPQVDPGQTPQLPPITNPGQQFPPDFDPGQQFPPEVDPGQQKPPEVDPGQQFQFPPEVEFPPEFDPGQQFPPEFDPGQQNPPEFNPGEQFPPEFDPSQQNPPEFNPGEQFPPEFDPGQQNPPEFNPGEQFPPEFDPGEEFPPAVGESPEIIMPPSVD